A part of Leishmania panamensis strain MHOM/PA/94/PSC-1 chromosome 34 sequence genomic DNA contains:
- a CDS encoding hypothetical protein (TriTrypDB/GeneDB-style sysID: LpmP.34.3520), whose product MCSLVSAVSAAVASSPKELHAWTLALLSELQDAASSGAAPPSLATPVEVAAEASRWRSYMHPFARLLCSTLHISAPIDNSMLLPSASFTDGKWEEALLDYVRQLASWPDAEAAETVTQLMKSLVQNCARRKSSFPAVLLPKMEVVVRRVVEASSPALLSAVVQACQVRTRRMGSMLCDVGAELTSAGPSLYSSEAEEDLHGCCRWHPFMSDKAIKVCLERMVQVLTTFPSERRKGKAGGVSIMTPVTRLQIQQCCLCQIPHHMDNHTRHECAMLAMKALKQAPFTVLLAAYQYFRDERLVSVMVAERFLAHCGVCVTHVTQRGVSLPTYLSPEATEAAAEALLHARSKVLNTGRDSQQSEATISYAIATLNALGFPDVVRSFYSAAMSTIMATPAFTLCETPHSVMSQVLLRNVSGAVVSLEVLGTSRPEGWLSVPPAVTESMVAVSRLVGQEGSAADMDGLYEALVGFHNAGLFISYYVECVLAGLCDRIRDIERRQPHAWKDVSKVSRAPPHEILEGVIPVFRATLRYVGDELNTDVILELFETALQLSVYAVPLTAALVSALRASMGMSLSLQELLCRVDPSTHNAPFLYYYILCYARDFGSPSTFDHLAALWHVDGDAIWNRAAHLSPPCRLWKCATCGRLNSDRYNYCVCSALRYSHVLCGACGYAQDERLRQCCSCGQTLLNKASLAGAVVRKTWVCRDCGARNAARQTLLCFRCGQPTGPCIQQHSAIEAAESQGSTASASASPGCCFCGDCNNDEVCGAASSATQRTATYAEAVGVCHECGRFKMDHAARSSFVWVCPGCHQRRSSLERFCPSCPQVECLPRAICREPVYAPRVCRHCGHEEANPFTVVCRGCSSAADPFVHRSNLAEATLLPVQEAATDGHPGPMSAQGVPNQRQPQVYHWCFHCHHMQPWDDTVPLHQQHCRGCAADCEEKGQCSLPLRVCGGCGATLPTRYAGSAVCPYCATYLQLAPQPQRCDDGSAPRYWTAVTLLHTCEVLDECCARESLLTEGLTPATPTALVSTRSKTSAPDGSPAPGSAATAVDASARACFQRRPAIEKALSCLRREWCNIDSAAWLSIRIDVVTLLGQIVSRLCPCLSTSLTARRLSALLKSILTHVDGVCGVAVAGSRDTSSCSVQGYFTPAEVCHECLGTHSPDLCPFLEGGGLWTCEECGSSHNNIDLCRYVCSNCLALRPVVQDLLISACWECPTCYRANLQFERYCMHCGAQRAAWCAAMLPRWDSAGDVAVYGGVQSPAAAGTGEPGDQGETTHQANRLTARKRGRNVQGHRTGLLNLESTAQALSQSFSSALSYDESNAAPLDSLAASPATATSPVCGDEIPFNPAKCPLCGLVYIEARCPLCLNHIPAVANAKGTVCEVQDRYAFIQPSGTTRPQDRIFVDEALLKANTLREGLLVHYTAELDQRGRMEARFLRC is encoded by the coding sequence ATGTGTAGCCTCGTGTCGGCCGTCTCTGCAGCAGTTGCGTCCTCGCCAAAGGAGCTCCACGCGTGGACATTAGCACTGCTAAGTGAGCTGCAGGATGCTGCCAGCTCCggagcggcgccaccgtctcTTGCAAcgccggtggaggtggcagcTGAAGCGtctcgctggaggagctaCATGCATCCTTTCGCAAGGCTCCTATGCAGCACACTTCACATCAGTGCTCCGATAGATAATTCAATGCTATTGCCGTCGGCTTCGTTCACCGACGGCAAATGGGAAGAGGCGCTTCTCGATTATGTTCGCCAGCTTGCTTCGTGGCCGGACGCCGAGGCGGCAGAGACAGTCACGCAGTTGATGAAGTCTCTGGTGCAGAACTGCGCGCGGAGGAAGAGCTCCTTTCCTGCTGTGTTGCTTCCTAAAATggaagtggtggtgcggcgcgTGGTTGAGGCGTCGtcaccagcgctgctgtctgcggtggtgcaggcatGTCAAGTGCGCACACGTCGCATGGGTAGTATGCTGTGCGACGTCGGGGCGGAGCTCACGAGTGCAGGTCCTTCCCTCTACTCATcagaagcggaggaggacttGCATGGCTGCTGTCGGTGGCATCCTTTCATGAGCGATAAGGCGATCAAGGTGTGCCTAGAGCGGATGGTGCAGGTACTTACCACCTTCCCGAGTGAGAGACGCAAGGGTAAGGCAGGCGGTGTGTCTATTATGACTCCTGTGACACGCCTTCAGATTCAGCAGTGCTGTCTGTGTCAAATTCCGCACCACATGGACAACCATACTCGGCACGAATGCGCCATGCTCGCCATGAAAGCCCTTAAGCAAGCACCCTTTACTGTGCTGCTGGCTGCTTACCAATACTTCCGCGATGAGCGACTTGTCTCGGTGATGGTGGCTGAGCGCTTCCTTGCGCACTGTGGCGTATGCGTTACCCACGTCACCCAGCGAGGTGTCTCGCTGCCGACGTACCTCTCACCAGAGGCAACCGAGGCAGCGGCCGAGGCCCTTCTGCACGCGCGTAGCAAAGTGCTGAACACCGGCCGTGACTCGCAGCAGTCGGAGGCAACGATATCGTACGCCATTGCCACGCTGAACGCACTCGGATTCCCGGATGTTGTGCGCTCTTTCTACAGCGCGGCCATGTCGACGATCATGGCTACGCCAGCCTTTACACTCTGCGAGACGCCGCACTCCGTCATGTCGCAGGTGTTGCTGCGTAACGTATCTGGGGCCGTGGTCTCGCTGGAGGTCCTCGGCACCTCCCGTCCAGAAGGGTGGCTATCGGTGCCACCTGCCGTCACGGAGTCCATGGTAGCTGTGAGTCGGTTGGTGGGGCAGgagggcagcgctgctgacatGGACGGATTATACGAAGCCCTTGTCGGGTTTCACAATGCGGGCTTATTTATCAGCTACTATGTGGAGTGCGTGCTGGCTGGCTTGTGCGATCGCATACGCGATATCGAGAGACGGCAGCCGCATGCATGGAAAGACGTGAGCAAGGTGTCTCGTGCGCCTCCTCACGAGATACTGGAGGGCGTCATCCCGGTCTTCCGCGCGACCTTGCGCTATGTCGGTGACGAGCTCAACACGGATGTAATTCTCGAGCTTTTCGAAACAGCGCTCCAGCTGAGTGTGTATGCCGTGCCACTGACAGCTGCTCTCGTCTCCGCACTCCGCGCGAGTATGGGGATGAGTCTTTctctgcaggagctgctctGCCGGGTGGACCCCTCAACGCATAACGCACCGTTTCTCTACTACTACATTCTGTGCTATGCCAGAGACTTCGGCTCACCTTCCACGTTTGATCATCTCGCCGCCCTCTGGCACGTTGATGGCGACGCCATTTGGAATCGCGCGGCCCACCTTTCTCCCCCGTGTCGGCTGTGGAAGTGTGCCACTTGTGGCCGATTGAACAGCGATCGCTACAACTACTGCGTGTGCTCAGCGTTACGGTACAGCCATGTGTTGTGCGGCGCCTGCGGCTACGCGCAGGACGAACGACTGCGCCAGTGTTGTAGCTGTGGTCAGACGCTGCTGAACAAGGCGTCGTTGGCCGGGGCGGTAGTCCGCAAAACATGGGTGTGTCGAGACTGCGGGGCCCGCAATGCAGCAAggcagacgctgctgtgcttccGGTGTGGACAACCTACAGGACCGTGCATCCAGCAGCACTCTGCCATAGAAGCAGCCGAATCTCAGGGCTCGACGGCGTCTGCATCAGCGTCGCCCGGGTGCTGCTTCTGTGGTGATTGCAACAACGACGAggtgtgcggtgctgcgtcgtCTGCAACGCAGAGGACGGCCACGTACGCGGAGGCCGTCGGTGTCTGTCACGAGTGTGGCCGCTTCAAAATGGACCATGCCGCGCGGAGCAGCTTCGTGTGGGTTTGCCCGGGTTGCCATCAGCGGCGTAGCTCGCTGGAGCGCTTTTGCCCCTCATGCCCGCAGGTAGAATGTCTCCCGCGGGCTATATGCCGAGAACCCGTGTACGCGCCACGCGTGTGCCGTCACTGCGGTCACGAGGAAGCAAACCCGTTCACGGTAGTTTGCCGgggttgcagcagcgccgcagatCCTTTCGTTCACCGCAGCAACCTCGCAGAAGCCACGTTGTTGCCGGTGCAAGAGGCCGCTACTGACGGTCATCCGGGCCCCATGTCCGCCCAGGGGGTGCCGAACCAGCGGCAGCCCCAAGTCTACCACTGGTGTTTCCACTGTCACCACATGCAGCCATGGGACGACACCGTACCgctccaccagcagcactgcaggGGGTGCGCGGCCGACTGTGAAGAGAAAGGCCAGTGCTCGTTGCCTTTGCGCGTCtgtggcggctgtggcgcgACCTTGCCGACTCGCTATGCGGGTAGCGCCGTCTGTCCATACTGTGCCACTTACTTGCAgctggcgccgcagccgcaaaGGTGCGACGATGGTAGTGCACCACGGTACTGGACTGCTGTAACGCTCCTTCACACATGCGAAGTGCTTGACGAATGCTGCGCCAGAGAATCGCTGCTCACGGAGGGTTTGACTCCAGCAACGCCGACAGCACTTGTATCGACTAGATCAAAGACTTCGGCACCCGATGGCAGCCCCGCTCCCGGCTCCGCAGCGACCGCAGTCGACGCCAGTGCTCGTGCATGTTTTCAGAGGCGCCCGGCTATTGAGAAGGCGCTGTCCTGCTTGCGGCGCGAGTGGTGCAACATTGACAGTGCTGCTTGGCTGTCCATACGGATAGACGTCGTCACCCTGCTAGGGCAAATTGTCAGCAGGCTGTGTCCATGCCTATCCACATCCCTcacggcgcgccgcctctctgccCTCCTGAAGAGCATCCTCACGCACGTCGACGGTGTGTGCGGGGTTGCGGTGGCAGGTTCCCGAGAcacctccagctgcagcgtgcagGGCTACTTCACTCCTGCCGAGGTATGCCATGAGTGTCTCGGTACCCATTCACCTGATCTGTGCCCTTTTCTGGAAGGCGGTGGCTTGTGGACTTGTGAGGAGTGTGGATCCTCGCACAACAACATTGACCTGTGCCGCTATGTGTGTAGCAACTGTCTTGCCTTGCGACCGGTGGTACAGGACCTGCTCATCTCAGCCTGCTGGGAGTGTCCCACGTGCTATCGGGCTAATCTGCAGTTCGAGCGCTACTGTATGCACTGCGGTGCTCAGCGAGCGGCGTGGTGTGCGGCGATGCTTCCTCGCTGGGATTCAGCTGGCGACGTAGCTGTTTATGGCGGTGTCCAGTcgcccgctgccgccggcacTGGGGAGCCCGGCGACCAGGGCGAGACAACACACCAAGCCAACCGACTGACAGCAAGGAAGCGGGGTAGAAACGTACAGGGGCATCGTACAGGGTTGCTGAATTTGGAAAGCACTGCGCAAGCCCTATCGCAGAgcttctcctctgcgctgtcCTATGATGAATCAAATGCTGCCCCGCTGGACTCCCTCGCCGCCAGCCCTGCTACTGCTACTTCACCAGTCTGTGGCGACGAGATTCCCTTCAACCCCGCAAAGTGTCCTCTGTGCGGGCTCGTCTACATCGAAGCACGATGCCCGCTCTGCCTCAATCACATTCCTGCCGTCGCCAACGCTAAGGGAACGGTGTGCGAGGTACAGGACCGCTACGCCTTCATTCAACCAAGCGGCACCACCCGTCCGCAGGATCGCATCTTTGTGGATGAGGCCCTGCTAAAGGCAAATACACTGAGAGAGGGGCTACTTGTGCACTACACGGCAGAGCTTGACCAGCGAGGTAGGATGGAGGCGAGGTTCCTGCGGTGCTGA
- a CDS encoding hypothetical protein (TriTrypDB/GeneDB-style sysID: LpmP.34.3530) produces MTEYLNDLASAKPGESMPPVNLGPYDNPLLWNKLDPFGADRGHQRRPMTVSRDFMELNQVPIVYRDHCVHRWIPFNRCMRNLKPVTWGTVNCHEFEESWMVCRAHETYRLQLLKSKFMELTKDYTAEDKKFFPSILYLGIPYYMPSFYWNLAASQRLSGWDEKDPANPVMWREPNRSLMRSEFSPTNWEKGTMTSAYGHKLIPDEIVYDMVPGFPLPEEKRPQAA; encoded by the coding sequence ATGACAGAGTACCTCAACGACTTGGCATCGGCCAAGCCGGGGGAGTCGATGCCACCCGTCAACCTGGGGCCGTACGACAACCCGCTGCTGTGGAATAAGCTGGATCCCTTCGGTGCTGATCGTGGTCACCAGCGTCGTCCAATGACAGTGTCACGTGACTTCATGGAGCTGAACCAGGTGCCTATCGTCTATCGTGATCACTGCGTGCACCGCTGGATTCCGTTCAACCGTTGTATGCGGAACTTAAAGCCTGTGACGTGGGGTACGGTGAACTGCCACGAGTTCGAAGAGTCGTGGATGGTATGCAGGGCGCACGAGACTTaccgcctgcagctcttAAAAAGCAAGTTCATGGAGCTGACGAAGGACTACACAGCAGAGGACAAGAAGTTCTTCCCTAGCATCCTGTATCTCGGCATTCCGTACTACATGCCGTCCTTCTACTGGAATCTGGCAGCATCACAGCGACTTAGCGGGTGGGATGAGAAGGACCCTGCGAACCCAGTCATGTGGCGGGAGCCGAACCGCTCCCTCATGCGCTCCGAGTTCTCGCCAACCAACTGGGAGAAGGGTACCATGACTAGCGCCTATGGCCACAAGCTCATTCCAGATGAGATTGTGTATGACATGGTGCCAGGATTTCCTCTGCCAGAGGAGAAGCGTCCCCAGGCCGCTTAA
- a CDS encoding ribulose-phosphate 3-epimerase, putative (TriTrypDB/GeneDB-style sysID: LpmP.34.3550) has product MATKFNHQDKSTYPNGRDKRQPIVPIISPSLMVADQTKLLLESLDVLSENGGSADWIHVDIVDGHFASNFSFCPATVSDLRKHLPNTFLDCHMIISNPIHWVDKFAKAGASTFVFHYEATEDPVAVCRKVRKAGMVAGVALRPDTLAERLFPLIDAGEVDMVLVMCVQIGFAGQTFKPETVEKVRLLRQRYPHLLIQVDGCITLETIDLVAAAGANAIVPGRAVFKSNDRKGSMEKLRSSIQKHITLRASSHL; this is encoded by the coding sequence ATGGCGACGAAGTTTAACCACCAGGACAAGTCCACCTACCCGAATGGGCGCGACAAAAGGCAGCCCATTGTCCCCATCATCTCGCCCTCGCTAATGGTGGCGGACCAGACAAAGCTACTTCTGGAGTCCCTGGACGTGCTGTCTGAGaatggtggcagcgctgatTGGATTCACGTGGACATTGTGGACGGTCACTTCGCATCGAACTTTAGCTTCTGCCCCGCAACGGTTTCGGATTTGCGTAAGCACCTGCCCAACACTTTTCTCGACTGTCATATGATTATCTCGAATCCCATACACTGGGTTGACAAGTTTGCGAAGGCTGGAGCGTCGACGTTTGTTTTCCACTACGAGGCTACCGAGGACCCTGTTGCCGTATGCCGCAAAGTACGCAAGGCAGGCATGGTTGCTGGGGTTGCTCTTCGTCCTGATACGCTGGCGGAAAGGCTATTCCCCCTCATCGATGCAGGCGAAGTAGATATGGTGCTTGTTATGTGTGTACAAATCGGGTTCGCTGGGCAGACGTTCAAGCCGGAGACGGTGGAAAAGGTACGcttgctgcgccagcgctaCCCGCACCTTCTGATTCAGGTGGACGGCTGCATTACACTGGAAACTATTGACCTCGTTGCTGCGGCCGGCGCAAACGCGATTGTGCCTGGCCGTGCTGTGTTTAAGTCGAATGATCGCAAGGGCAGCATGGAGAAGCTCCGTAGCAGCATTCAGAAGCACATCACACTGCGCGCTTCGAGCCATCTTTAG
- a CDS encoding hypothetical protein (TriTrypDB/GeneDB-style sysID: LpmP.34.3580) encodes MLSWWPFQRSRQPFTSASDASPSHSSDVGGSDAKVPLSRSLMDTESFENAATGKDRGYGDSGVPYSQFDRMRDEQKIRRHGDGRASTMDVESIDTLVNRFENEFRQADVHMKAREAQRSFLQRYDYANDRRYQQWRTEQKEMREKLKIHWLDLMIDQPSVCLVYYLRVCTTAGFCFGAGRTAYLYRTMDKTYAKLNGVTLGGIAFHEITTSVAKSGVVALMGTIGMPVGDALTSLFMMLWTGDVSSPHRTWWHILNASLCSGFLGGTAYVCFNYKQLTPWGVRALLSLSTGFGAAAGLYMGYVIYRPYAAQRTHDLYDPYWRPWHTRHQRDAGPSNMRGKYL; translated from the coding sequence ATGCTATCATGGTGGCCGTTTcagcgcagccgccagcCGTTTACCTCCGCTAGCGACGCCTCGCCATCCCACTCGAGCGACGTTGGCGGTAGTGATGCGAAGGTGCCGCTTTCTCGCAGTCTTATGGATACGGAGTCGTTTGAGAACGCGGCCACCGGCAAGGACCGAGGCTACGGTGACAGTGGCGTCCCGTACTCACAGTTTGATCGAATGCGTGATGAGCAGAAGATACGACGCCATGGTGATGGCCGAGCTTCAACGATGGACGTTGAGTCCATCGACACGCTTGTGAATCGGTTTGAAAATGAGTTCCGCCAGGCTGACGTGCACATGAAGGCTCGTGAGGCGCAGAGGTCGTTTCTGCAGCGGTATGACTACGCCAATGATCGACGCTACCAGCAGTGGAGGACGGAGCAGAAGGAGATGcgagagaagctgaagatTCACTGGCTGGACTTGATGATTGATCAGCCGTCGGTTTGTCTCGTCTACTacttgcgcgtgtgcacgacAGCGGGGTTTTGCTTTGGTGCCGGCCGGACTGCCTACCTGTACCGCACCATGGACAAGACATACGCAAAGTTGAACGGCGTCACGCTTGGTGGCATCGCATTCCACGAGATAACGACGTCGGTGGCCAAAAGCGGTGTGGTAGCCCTGATGGGCACCATCGGCATGCCGGTTGGCGACGCCTTGACGAGCTTGTTTATGATGCTCTGGACAGGTGATGTTTCCTCGCCGCATCGCACGTGGTGGCACATCCTGAACGCGAGCCTCTGCTCGGGCTTTCTCGGCGGAACGGCATACGTTTGCTTCAACTACAAACAGCTCACTCCGTGGGGGGTGCGCGCACTACTGTCACTCTCTACCGGCTTCGGGGCGGCCGCAGGTTTGTACATGGGCTACGTAATTTATCGGCCCTATGCAGCCCAGCGGACACACGACTTGTATGACCCGTACTGGCGCCCCTGGCATACTCGTCACCAGCGCGATGCCGGCCCTTCCAATATGCGCGGCAAGTACCTCTGA
- a CDS encoding hypothetical protein (TriTrypDB/GeneDB-style sysID: LpmP.34.3590), translating to MEIATMDPVAQRELQRMTQAIEQYAARLDSLGTELETVEQQNRNDDVSHQIQQYNKAAVAPQDIAAEDAMDNIVRMENQLKIVRRRNQLLARENAMQEKLLRDRANKLASSKKELDTVMTITGWYGGKRDVQFSQIERERADIHDMALVEASLRSEIKSSKATIAKLEKVVLALSAKILENEERRTEYMQLRNDCRVREKECSEMQAKAQRMATDNQKLQLVVRTESESTLVDRSVACMESDREFLSDAVQDMKMACRRQDNVIKAQIAREQQLQRRLNTVTKSLNEMRLAREFERNVAKSALVPSASREEPEDVAAVLPQAECIPVDTFRLLYKNNEMMRTSVARKNMLVLEKESVVQSMETKMAQYIGKHNEFVLLDDSMQMSGETAVRAAKRNFDAEENNLTRQIEDLRALNSEMRATLSKTAPPTHIRKPASNLSK from the coding sequence ATGGAGATTGCCACGATGGATCCTGTGGCGCAGCGGGAGTTGCAGCGCATGACGCAGGCGATTGAACAGTACGCGGCTCGGCTGGACTCTCTCGGCACCGAACTGGAGACGGTTGAGCAACAGAACCGAAACGATGATGTGAGCCACCAGATTCAGCAATACAACAAGGCAGCAGTTGCGCCACAGGATATCGCTGCCGAGGACGCCATGGACAACATCGTGCGCATGGAGAACCAGCTCAAGATTGTGCGTCGCCGCAACCAGCTTCTGGCGCGCGAGAATGCCATgcaggagaagctgctgcgcgaccggGCAAACAAGCTTGCAAGCTCGAAGAAAGAGCTGGACACGGTAATGACCATAACGGGCTGGTACGGCGGCAAGCGTGATGTGCAGTTCTCCCAGATTGAGCGCGAGCGGGCGGATATCCACGACATGGCACTTGTGGAGGCGTCTTTGCGCTCTGAAATCAAGAGCAGCAAAGCAACTATTGCGaagctggagaaggtggtgctcGCGCTGAGCGCGAAGATACTGGAGAACGAGGAGCGTCGCACGGAGTacatgcagctgcgcaacgaCTGCCGGGTACGCGAGAAAGAGTGCAGCGAGATGCAGGCAAAGGCGCAACGCATGGCGACGGACAACcagaagctgcagctggtTGTGAGGACAGAAAGCGAATCAACCCTAGTCGACAGGAGTGTGGCGTGTATGGAGAGCGATCGCGAGTTCCTCTCCGACGCCGTACAAGATATGAAGATGGCCTGCCGCCGTCAGGACAACGTCATCAAGGCGCAAATTGCacgtgagcagcagctgcagcggcgcttgAATACAGTGACAAAGTCGCTGAATGAGATGCGACTGGCGCGCGAATTTGAACGCAACGTTGCCAAGTCGGCGTTGGTGCCGTCCGCCTCTCGTGAGGAGCCGGAGGACGTGGCAGCGGTACTGCCTCAAGCTGAATGCATTCCAGTGGACACCTTTCGCCTCCTCTACAAGAACAACGAGATGATGCGCACCAGCGTAGCGCGCAAGAACATGCtcgtgctggagaaggagagcgtTGTGCAATCGATGGAGACGAAGATGGCGCAGTACATTGGCAAGCACAATGAATTTGTCCTCTTGGACGACAGCATGCAGATGTCAGGCGAGACCGCCGTACGAGCCGCAAAGCGCAACTTCGACGCCGAGGAGAACAATCTGACTCGCCAAATCGAGGACCTACGTGCATTGAACAGTGAGATGCGCGCCACTCTCTCCaagacagcgccgccgacgcacaTTCGCAAGCCCGCATCAAATCTCAGCAAATGA
- a CDS encoding glycosomal membrane protein, putative (TriTrypDB/GeneDB-style sysID: LpmP.34.3560) — MSNSSVTQRVATFNDYIGNVSNRDRVMSVVQFSAMALTGPAAAAGCPELSAHFNTILHIAAHYRTITRFSQWLVVAPALTYSGIAGALNSHPNPLVGICKTISTAFFTVFLIGEELVLASKSNMLDPVLGKHLNRIRFVFLFWSNIARLIMNYLLLKSSSYDAVKDSQNEEKAKDHRRKVLSVADGVLQSMFCYTLLKSSAPAGPKYLSAALQSGNVVDVITSLAPPLIAVPSTPQGIIGLVASVPGFMMSIL; from the coding sequence ATGTCCAACAGTTCCGTTACACAACGTGTCGCGACCTTCAACGACTACATAGGGAATGTGTCGAACCGCGACCGTGTCATGTCGGTCGTGCAGTTCAGTGCGATGGCCCTGACaggccctgctgctgccgccggctGCCCGGAGCTGTCTGCGCACTTCAACACTATCCTTCACATCGCTGCTCACTACCGTACCATCACCCGCTTCTCGCAGTGGCTCGTCGTCGCCCCGGCCCTCACATACAGCGGCATCGCGGGTGCTCTCAACAGCCACCCGAACCCACTGGTTGGCATCTGCAAGACGAtctccaccgccttcttTACTGTCTTCCTTATCGGCGAGGAGCTTGTGCTGGCTTCCAAGTCCAATATGCTCGACCCTGTCCTCGGCAAGCACCTCAACCGCATTCGttttgtctttctcttctggTCAAACATTGCGCGCCTCATCATGAACTACCTTTTactgaagagcagcagctacgATGCTGTCAAGGACAGCCAGAacgaggagaaggcgaaggacCACCGCCGCAAGGTCCTCAGCGTGGCGGACGGAGTGCTTCAGAGCATGTTCTGCTACACTCTTCTCAAAAGCTCTGCACCAGCGGGCCCCAAGTAcctcagcgctgctctccaATCAGGCAACGTGGTCGATGTCATCACCTCCCTTGCCCCGCCGCTGATTGCGGTACCCAGTACCCCGCAGGGTATCATCGGGCTCGTGGCCTCTGTCCCTGGCTTCATGATGAGCATCCTGTAA
- a CDS encoding glycosomal membrane protein, putative (TriTrypDB/GeneDB-style sysID: LpmP.34.3570) — MSASIFQYLANTGDRDKVMAIVQFLPMTLAGPANDAGCTSLSKSLKSLSTMADGYRAITRLSLLFNALSKPTLEALSKPKGDVLLDRVDQLSHFFHVCFCFFENTAVLSSHNVYPSRLSRLGGCAVTCWFYTLLLGLMRQAYVMTQKKNTPEEHKRQMITTVKLGCFLVFSLTCFPKGGPQLLEDVSGPLMPLHKTLQLIAPKCLELNDTIRGALGFIASMCDFY, encoded by the coding sequence ATGTCCGCTTCCATCTTTCAGTATCTTGCTAACACGGGCGACCGTGATAAGGTGATGGCCATCGTGCAGTTCCTCCCCATGACCCTCGCTGGACCCGCCAACGACGCCGGTTGCACCTCTCTGAGCAAATCTCTGAAGAGCCTCTCGACCATGGCGGACGGCTACCGTGCCATCACGCGTCTCAGTCTTCTCTTCAACGCTCTGTCGAAGCCAACGCTGGAGGCGCTCTCCAAGCCTAAGGGTGACGTGCTCCTCGACCGCGTGGACCAGCTGAGCCACTTCTTTCACGTGTGCTTCTGCTTTTTTGAGAACACGGCAGTGTTGTCGAGCCACAACGTGTACCCGAGCCGTTTGAGCCGCCTTGGTGGCTGTGCCGTGACCTGCTGGTTTTACACTCTGCTGCTCGGCTTGATGCGCCAGGCGTACGTGATGACCCAGAAGAAGAACACGCCGGAGGAGCATAAGCGCCAGATGATCACCACGGTGAAGCTAGGCTGCTTCTTGGTCTTCTCGCTGACGTGCTTCCCGAAGGGTGGCcctcagctgctggaggatgTGAGCGGCCCATTGATGCCGCTGCACAAGACACTGCAGCTCATCGCACCGAAGTGTCTCGAGCTGAATGACACTATCCGCGGCGCACTCGGGTTTATCGCGTCCATGTGCGATTTCTACTGA